One Papaver somniferum cultivar HN1 unplaced genomic scaffold, ASM357369v1 unplaced-scaffold_76, whole genome shotgun sequence genomic window carries:
- the LOC113344445 gene encoding chloroplast envelope quinone oxidoreductase homolog: MAGKLMHAVQFEGYGGGAAGLKHVEVPVPSPKKDEVLLKLEATSINPMDWKLQKGYLRPFMIRKFPYIPGTDVAGEVIEVGPGVDNFKAGDKVVAFLSHASGGGLAEYAVASKSLTVERTNEVSAAEGAGLPVAGLTALQALTDASGIKLDSSAKQTNILITAASGGVGQYAVQLAKLGNVHVTATCGTRNIDFVKSLGADEVLDYKTPAGASLKSPSGCKYDFVIHCATGIPFSTFEPNLSENGKVIDITPGPASLMVSVFKKLTFSKKGLVPLVMTPKSENLAYLVNLVKEGKLKTTVDSKHPLSKAEDAWAKSIEGHATGKIIVEP; this comes from the exons ATGGCTGGGAAACTTATGCATGCAGTTCAGTTTGAAGGTTATGGAGGTGGAGCTGCTGGATTAAAG CATGTGGAAGTTCCTGTACCTTCTCCAAAGAAAGATGAGGTTTTGCTAAAGCTGGAAGCGACAAGTATAAATCCAATGGATTGGAAACTTCAGAAAGGGTATTTGCGACCGTTTATGATACGCAAGTTCCCTTACATACCAG GTACTGATGTTGCAGGTGAGGTGATAGAGGTTGGTCCAGGAGTCGATAACTTTAAAGCTGGTGACAAAGTAGTAGCTTTTCTTAGCCATGCT AGTGGAGGCGGATTAGCTGAATATGCAGTGGCTTCGAAAAGCTTGACAGTTGAAAGGACAAATGAAGTATCTGCTGCTGAAGGTGCTGGCTTACCTGTAGCAGGCCTTACTGCACTCCAAGCCCTGACTGATGCATCAGGGATCAAGCTAGATAGCTCAGCGAAACAAACTAACATCCTTATCACAGCTGCCTCAGGTGGAGTGGGTCAGTACGCTGTTCAGCTTGCAAAGCTCGGAAATGTTCATGTCACAGCAACCTGTGGAACACGTAACATTGATTTTGTGAAGAGCTTAGGGGCGGATGAAGTTCTCGATTATAAAACCCCAGCAGGGGCATCCCTTAAAAGCCCATCCGGATGCAAGTATGACTTTGTCATCCATTGTGCGACAGGCATTCCATTTTCTACATTTGAGCCCAATTTAAGTGAGAACGGTAAAGTGATTGATATTACTCCTGGTCCTGCTTCCCTGATGGTATCTGTATTTAAAAAGTTGACATTTTCGAAGAAGGGATTGGTGCCACTGGTTATGACTCCAAAGAGTGAGAACTTGGCATATCTAGTTAATTTGGTGAAAGAAGGAAAGCTTAAGACGACCGTTGATTCAAAGCATCCATTGAGTAAGGCTGAAGATGCATGGGCAAAGAGCATAGAGGGCCATGCCACAGGAAAGATAATTGTGGAGCCCTAA